In one Nocardioides luteus genomic region, the following are encoded:
- the mftF gene encoding mycofactocin biosynthesis glycosyltransferase MftF (Members of this protein family, MftF, are glycosyltransferases, members of PF00535 (glycosyl transferase family 2). The encoding gene is found as part of the mycofactocin cassette, in Mycobacterium tuberculosis, many other Actinobacteria, and occasional members of other lineages. Mycofactocin itself, a putative redox carrier, is a heavily modified derivative of the C-terminal Val-Tyr dipeptide of the mycofactocin precursor MftA (TIGR03969).), with protein sequence MRYPIGFRARIRDDVRRIDGRLLVGGSPLRAVRLTKAALTLLADGEVTVVDAATDALAARLVDGNLADPVLDGAGVEPAELTVVIPVRDRPEQLDRALGPLKGLHRIVVDDASLDPDAVERVARRHGAHLLRLPVNLGPAGARNAGLRAVRTAYVAFVDSDVTVEASTLLDLSRHFADSRVALVAPLVRSRARSRQPRWFERFDEDDSSLALGTRACVVRPGAAVGWLPSACLVGRTERLGKGFEETMRVGEDVDLVWRLVEAGEVVRYDPDQVAWHDTRTTVRGWLGRKYLYGTGGADLAVRHGRKGAPAVMTASMAATAAALLVHRRWSLPVAAAGIAYGLLSLRRRLPETPGRDRLAVQLCAQGLGWTVRQEAALLLRHWWPLTVLLAPRSALVRRALVASLVVDVVVARVDNPGTRYRPLARRLDDMAYGAGLWAGAIRARSVTCLLPRRPGQKTGQGGTSPNG encoded by the coding sequence GTGAGATACCCGATCGGCTTCCGCGCCCGCATCCGCGACGACGTACGCCGCATCGACGGTCGCCTGCTCGTCGGCGGCTCGCCGCTGCGTGCCGTCCGGCTCACCAAGGCGGCGCTGACGCTGCTGGCCGACGGCGAGGTCACCGTGGTCGACGCGGCGACCGACGCGCTCGCCGCCAGGCTCGTCGACGGCAACCTGGCCGATCCCGTGCTCGACGGGGCCGGCGTGGAGCCGGCGGAGCTGACCGTCGTGATCCCGGTGCGCGACCGGCCCGAGCAGCTCGACCGCGCGCTCGGGCCGCTGAAGGGCCTCCACCGCATCGTCGTCGACGACGCCTCGCTCGACCCCGACGCCGTCGAGCGGGTGGCCCGCCGCCACGGCGCCCACCTCCTGCGGCTGCCGGTGAACCTCGGCCCGGCGGGTGCCCGCAACGCCGGCCTGCGCGCGGTGCGCACCGCCTACGTCGCCTTCGTCGACTCCGACGTCACGGTCGAGGCGAGCACGCTCCTGGACCTCTCCCGCCACTTCGCCGACAGCCGCGTCGCCCTGGTCGCGCCGCTGGTCCGCAGCCGCGCGCGCAGCCGGCAACCGCGGTGGTTCGAGCGCTTCGACGAGGACGACTCCTCCCTCGCCCTCGGCACCCGCGCCTGCGTCGTACGCCCGGGTGCCGCGGTTGGCTGGCTGCCCAGCGCGTGCCTGGTGGGACGTACCGAACGGCTCGGAAAGGGGTTCGAGGAGACGATGCGGGTGGGCGAGGACGTCGATCTGGTCTGGCGGCTGGTCGAGGCCGGCGAGGTGGTCCGCTACGACCCCGACCAGGTCGCCTGGCACGACACCCGCACGACCGTCCGCGGCTGGCTGGGCCGCAAGTACCTCTACGGCACCGGCGGCGCCGACCTGGCCGTCCGCCACGGCCGCAAGGGCGCCCCGGCGGTGATGACAGCGAGCATGGCGGCCACGGCCGCCGCGCTCCTCGTGCATCGCCGGTGGTCGCTCCCGGTCGCCGCCGCCGGGATCGCCTACGGCCTCCTCTCGCTGCGCCGACGGCTGCCCGAGACCCCCGGACGCGACCGGCTCGCCGTCCAGCTGTGCGCTCAGGGCCTCGGCTGGACGGTGCGCCAGGAGGCCGCGCTGCTGCTGCGGCACTGGTGGCCGCTGACCGTGCTCCTCGCACCGCGCAGCGCCCTCGTCCGGCGTGCCCTGGTGGCCTCCCTGGTCGTCGACGTGGTCGTCGCCCGGGTCGACAACCCCGGCACGAGATACCGTCCGCTGGCCCGCCGGCTGGACGACATGGCGTACGGCGCAGGCCTCTGGGCCGGCGCGATCAGAGCCCGTTCGGTGACCTGTCTGCTGCCGCGCCGACCTGGCCAGAAGACCGGCCAGGGAGGCACCTCTCCCAACGGGTAG
- the mftE gene encoding mycofactocin biosynthesis peptidyl-dipeptidase MftE translates to MYALGDATWPQVRRGTVLLVPVGSLEQHGPHLPFDTDTTIASAVTQGVADRLAEQGVESWVAPPIAIGSSGEHQSFAGTVSIGSDALHLVVVELVRSARTWAERVVLVNGHGGNAAALTSAVNQLAFERQSACWLPCRTEDYDLHAGRTETSLMLHLRPESVRLDLAEPGDTRPLAEILPAMRAGGVAAVSANGVLGDPTGATAAEGAEALTTMIEQTTMDVLAPGGVAVG, encoded by the coding sequence ATGTACGCACTGGGTGACGCCACCTGGCCGCAGGTGCGCCGGGGCACGGTCCTGCTGGTGCCCGTCGGCTCGTTGGAGCAGCACGGACCGCACCTGCCGTTCGACACCGACACCACCATCGCGTCGGCGGTCACGCAGGGGGTGGCCGACCGGCTCGCGGAGCAGGGTGTCGAGAGCTGGGTCGCGCCACCGATAGCGATCGGCTCCAGCGGCGAGCACCAGTCCTTCGCCGGCACCGTGTCGATCGGGAGCGACGCGCTCCACCTGGTCGTGGTCGAGCTGGTCCGCTCGGCCCGCACCTGGGCCGAGCGGGTCGTGCTCGTCAACGGCCACGGTGGCAACGCCGCCGCGCTGACCAGCGCGGTCAACCAGCTCGCGTTCGAGCGGCAGTCGGCCTGCTGGCTGCCGTGCCGCACGGAGGACTACGACCTGCACGCCGGCCGCACCGAGACGTCGCTGATGCTGCATCTGCGTCCGGAGTCGGTACGCCTGGACCTGGCCGAGCCGGGCGACACCCGTCCGCTCGCCGAGATCCTGCCGGCGATGCGGGCGGGCGGCGTCGCGGCGGTCTCCGCCAACGGCGTCCTCGGCGACCCGACGGGCGCCACGGCGGCGGAGGGAGCGGAGGCGCTCACGACGATGATCGAGCAGACCACCATGGACGTGCTGGCGCCCGGCGGCGTGGCCGTGGGATGA
- the mftD gene encoding pre-mycofactocin synthase MftD (MftD, an enzyme found in the mycofactocin biosynthesis locus, performs an oxidative deamination of 3-amino-5-[(p-hydroxyphenyl)methyl]-4,4-dimethyl-2-pyrrolidinone (AHDP). The resulting compound, now called pre-mycofactocin (PMFT), is a biologically active redox cofactor that can oxidize the non-exchangeable NADH of TIGR03971 family SDR-type oxidoreductases.) has protein sequence MKLENPWKKNPWFESVAVAQERARRRLPKPVYGALVAGSERGQSMTANQDAFADLGWAPHVVGQHAKRDLGTTVFGHAIPLPVLISPTGVQAVHPDGEVAVARAAAARGTIMGLSNFASRSVEEVAATGATTFFQMYWTGDRDTMVQRMQRAHAAGAQGLIATLDWSFSIGRDWGSPEIPEKVDLRTMMRLAPQVAARPRWAWQFGRTGSFPDLTAPNLAPPGGSAPTFFGAYYEWMTTPPPTWDDVAWMREQWHQISGTPFVLKGVCRVDDALRAVDAGVAGISVSNHGGNNLDGTPAAIRMVKPIADRVGEQVDVVMDGGVRRGSDVVKALALGAKAVLIGRAYLWGLAANGQAGVENVLDVLSGGIDSALRGLAVGSVAELRPEHLIVPDGFHVRTG, from the coding sequence GTGAAGCTCGAGAACCCGTGGAAGAAGAACCCGTGGTTCGAGTCGGTCGCGGTCGCCCAGGAGCGAGCCCGCCGCCGGCTGCCCAAGCCGGTCTACGGCGCGCTGGTCGCCGGGTCCGAGCGCGGCCAGAGCATGACCGCCAACCAGGACGCCTTCGCCGACCTCGGCTGGGCACCTCACGTCGTGGGACAGCACGCCAAGCGCGACCTCGGCACGACCGTGTTCGGCCATGCGATCCCGTTGCCGGTCCTGATCAGCCCCACCGGGGTCCAGGCCGTGCACCCCGACGGCGAGGTCGCGGTCGCCCGCGCCGCCGCGGCCCGCGGCACCATCATGGGGCTGTCCAACTTCGCCTCCAGGTCCGTGGAGGAGGTCGCGGCGACCGGCGCGACGACGTTCTTCCAGATGTACTGGACCGGCGATCGCGACACCATGGTCCAGCGCATGCAGCGGGCGCACGCCGCCGGTGCCCAGGGCCTGATCGCCACCCTCGACTGGTCGTTCTCGATCGGCCGTGACTGGGGCAGCCCGGAGATCCCGGAGAAGGTCGACCTGCGGACGATGATGAGACTGGCCCCGCAGGTCGCGGCCCGGCCTCGGTGGGCGTGGCAGTTCGGGCGTACGGGCTCCTTCCCCGATCTCACCGCGCCCAACCTCGCCCCGCCGGGCGGGAGCGCGCCGACGTTCTTCGGCGCCTACTACGAGTGGATGACCACCCCGCCGCCGACCTGGGACGACGTCGCCTGGATGCGCGAGCAGTGGCACCAGATCAGCGGCACGCCGTTCGTCCTCAAGGGCGTGTGCCGGGTCGACGACGCGCTCCGTGCCGTGGACGCCGGGGTCGCGGGCATCTCGGTCTCCAACCACGGCGGGAACAACCTCGACGGCACCCCGGCCGCGATCCGGATGGTCAAGCCGATCGCCGACCGCGTCGGCGAGCAGGTCGACGTGGTGATGGACGGAGGCGTACGCCGCGGCTCCGACGTCGTCAAGGCGCTCGCGCTCGGTGCGAAGGCGGTGCTGATCGGACGGGCCTACCTGTGGGGCCTGGCGGCCAACGGCCAGGCCGGGGTCGAGAACGTCCTCGACGTGCTCAGCGGTGGCATCGACTCGGCGCTGCGGGGGCTCGCGGTCGGGTCGGTCGCCGAGCTGCGGCCGGAGCATCTGATCGTCCCGGACGGCTTCCATGTACGCACTGGGTGA
- the mftC gene encoding mycofactocin radical SAM maturase (MftC is a radical SAM/SPASM enzyme that catalyzes the first two steps in biosynthesis of the electron carrier mycofactocin from the terminal Val-Tyr dipeptide of the precursor peptide MftA.), protein MTIAPERPSTPTGTPTGRPEGGTLVEQFEFGLDAPICLTWELTYACNLECAHCLSSSGRRDPRELSTEQCKAVIDELQRMQIFYVNIGGGEPTIRPDFWELVEYAVDHQVGVKFSTNGFRITLERAAFLASTDYVDVQISLDGATAEVNDRVRGAGSYDTALKALANLRDAGFTDAKISVVCTRENIGQLDDFKAIADEYGATLRLTRLRPSGRGADVWDELHPLPEQQRELYDWLMAHGDNVLTGDSFFHLAAYGESLPGLNLCGAGRVVCLIDPVGDVYACPFAIHDQFLAGNLLGEGGFQEVWQSSELFTELRSPQTGGACTKCQHFDACRGGCMAAKFFTGLPLDGPDPECVQGYGETALAGDRLVPPASKDHSRSQASRNAPVLLNLGATRRRPVSACNEDPLAGGDLS, encoded by the coding sequence GTGACCATCGCACCTGAACGCCCCAGCACTCCCACGGGCACTCCCACAGGCCGTCCCGAAGGCGGCACCCTCGTCGAGCAGTTCGAGTTCGGGCTCGACGCCCCGATCTGCCTGACCTGGGAGCTGACGTACGCCTGCAACCTCGAGTGCGCCCATTGCCTGTCGAGCTCGGGCCGGCGCGACCCGCGCGAGCTCAGCACCGAGCAGTGCAAGGCCGTCATCGACGAGCTGCAGCGCATGCAGATCTTCTACGTGAACATCGGCGGCGGGGAGCCGACGATCCGCCCCGACTTCTGGGAGCTGGTGGAGTACGCCGTCGACCACCAGGTCGGCGTGAAGTTCTCCACCAACGGCTTCCGGATCACCCTCGAGCGCGCCGCGTTCCTGGCCTCGACCGACTACGTCGACGTACAGATCTCCCTGGACGGCGCGACGGCGGAGGTCAACGACCGGGTCCGGGGCGCGGGGTCGTACGACACCGCGCTCAAGGCGCTCGCGAACCTTCGCGACGCCGGCTTCACCGACGCCAAGATCTCCGTGGTCTGCACCCGGGAGAACATCGGCCAGCTCGACGACTTCAAGGCCATCGCCGACGAGTACGGCGCCACCCTGCGCCTCACCCGGCTGCGTCCCTCGGGGCGCGGCGCGGATGTCTGGGACGAGCTGCACCCGCTGCCGGAGCAGCAGCGTGAGCTCTACGACTGGCTGATGGCGCACGGCGACAACGTCCTCACCGGCGACTCCTTCTTCCACCTGGCCGCCTACGGCGAGTCCCTTCCGGGCCTCAACCTGTGCGGCGCCGGGCGGGTGGTGTGCCTGATCGACCCGGTCGGCGACGTCTACGCCTGCCCGTTCGCGATCCACGACCAGTTCCTGGCCGGCAACCTGCTCGGTGAGGGCGGTTTCCAGGAGGTGTGGCAGTCCTCCGAGCTGTTCACCGAGCTGCGCTCGCCGCAGACCGGTGGCGCCTGCACCAAGTGCCAGCACTTCGACGCCTGCCGCGGTGGCTGCATGGCCGCCAAGTTCTTCACCGGACTGCCGCTGGACGGGCCGGACCCCGAGTGCGTCCAGGGCTACGGCGAGACCGCGCTGGCCGGCGACCGGCTCGTTCCGCCGGCGAGCAAGGACCACTCCCGCAGCCAGGCCAGCCGCAACGCGCCGGTGCTGCTCAATCTCGGTGCCACCAGGCGGCGCCCCGTCTCCGCCTGCAACGAGGACCCGCTCGCCGGAGGTGACCTGTCGTGA
- the mftB gene encoding mycofactocin biosynthesis chaperone MftB (MftB, a small protein, is a peptide chaperone that assists the radical SAM enzyme MftC in performing two modifications to the C-terminal Val-Tyr dipeptide of the mycofactocin precursor peptide, MftA. MftB's role is analogous to the role of PqqD in the biosynthesis of PQQ, a cofactor that derives entirely from a Tyr and a Glu in the precursor PqqA.), which translates to MPDRMLEEPWTLSPSVALRPEPFGALAYHFGNRKLTFLKRPELVEVVRLLEHHPRLGSALDAAGIPPEQHDAYAAALRALAETDMIRPRHQEAV; encoded by the coding sequence ATGCCCGATCGCATGCTCGAGGAGCCGTGGACACTCTCGCCCTCGGTGGCGCTGCGTCCTGAACCGTTCGGGGCTCTCGCCTACCACTTCGGCAACCGGAAGCTGACCTTCCTCAAGCGGCCGGAGCTGGTCGAGGTGGTGCGGCTCCTCGAGCATCACCCCCGTCTCGGCAGCGCGCTCGATGCCGCCGGCATCCCGCCGGAGCAGCACGACGCGTACGCAGCGGCGCTCCGCGCCCTCGCCGAGACCGACATGATCCGCCCCCGTCACCAGGAGGCAGTGTGA
- the mftA gene encoding mycofactocin precursor MftA (Mycofactocin is a small molecule electron carrier derived from the final two amino acids, Val-Tyr, of MftA, the mycofactocin precursor. It plays a role in redox homeostasis and the metabolism of alcohols and aldehydes in Actinobacteria, including Mycobacterium tuberculosis.): MEPQNESNPVDIASDVATEDLIEEVSIDGMCGVY, from the coding sequence ATGGAACCCCAGAACGAGTCGAACCCGGTCGACATCGCCAGCGACGTCGCCACCGAGGACCTCATCGAGGAGGTCTCGATCGACGGAATGTGCGGCGTCTACTGA
- a CDS encoding 2-hydroxyacid dehydrogenase: MRVLVPWAHLEDQMGGWPDGLQVEVFDGTAAAPADVSDVAFYVLPYGVGAGRDLLPRMPALRAVQSLSAGVEKVLPLIGPEVTLCNGRGLHDASAAEHGLGLILAAQRELPRWVRDQDAGRWRPEHTRSLADSRVVIVGYGSIGAALEQRLLACEAEVVRVASRADADREVHGVDDLSVLLPTADIVVLTLPENPGTIGLIGAEQLAQLPDGALVVNIGRGRTLDTGALLAELSTGRLRAALDVVDPEPLPAGHPLWSTPGAIVTPHVGGGAATFYPRAERLVAEQLRRFAEGLPLLNVVPREGVATPP; this comes from the coding sequence ATGCGCGTACTCGTGCCGTGGGCCCACCTGGAGGACCAGATGGGTGGCTGGCCCGACGGCCTGCAGGTGGAGGTGTTCGACGGCACTGCCGCCGCGCCGGCCGACGTCTCCGACGTGGCGTTCTACGTGCTGCCGTACGGCGTGGGCGCCGGGCGTGACCTGCTGCCGAGGATGCCCGCGCTCCGTGCCGTACAGAGCCTGAGCGCGGGGGTGGAGAAGGTGCTCCCGCTCATCGGGCCGGAGGTCACGCTCTGCAACGGGCGGGGCCTGCACGACGCCAGCGCCGCCGAGCACGGCCTCGGCCTGATCCTCGCCGCCCAACGGGAGCTGCCCCGCTGGGTGCGCGACCAGGACGCCGGCCGGTGGCGGCCCGAGCACACCCGGTCGCTGGCCGACTCGCGGGTGGTGATCGTCGGGTACGGCTCGATCGGCGCCGCGCTCGAGCAGCGCCTGCTCGCGTGCGAGGCCGAGGTCGTCAGGGTCGCTTCCAGGGCGGACGCCGACCGTGAGGTGCACGGCGTCGACGATCTGTCTGTCCTGTTGCCCACGGCCGACATCGTGGTGCTGACGCTCCCGGAGAACCCCGGCACGATCGGTCTGATCGGCGCCGAGCAGCTGGCGCAGCTGCCCGACGGCGCGCTCGTGGTGAACATCGGCCGCGGCCGCACGCTCGACACCGGCGCTCTCCTCGCTGAGCTCTCCACGGGTCGACTCCGCGCCGCGCTCGACGTCGTCGACCCCGAGCCGCTCCCCGCCGGCCACCCGCTGTGGTCGACGCCCGGCGCGATCGTGACCCCGCACGTCGGTGGCGGTGCGGCGACCTTCTACCCGCGCGCCGAGCGCCTGGTGGCCGAGCAGCTGCGGCGCTTCGCCGAGGGCCTCCCGCTGCTCAACGTGGTGCCCCGGGAGGGTGTGGCCACACCTCCCTGA
- a CDS encoding sugar kinase produces the protein MTGTDTGLDVVTFGEAMAMFVAQESGPLHRAATFVRATAGAETNVATGLARLGHRSGWIGRLGDDPLGLFVEEELRSCGIDLTRVETDDTAPTGFQLKSRADGGDPEVVYFRRGSAGSRLAWSEPMGTYVSSARHLHLTGIPLAISETARDFAFRAVAAARAGGASVSFDPNLRPSLWASEQEMVAVVNEVAALADWVLPGVEEGRVLTGHSDPESIAEHYLTAGVARVVVKNGCHGAVAFGPEGTVRQPAFQVEAVDTVGAGDGFAAGLISAHLDGLELGPALERAAAVGALATTSAGDKDGLPDRERLDRFLATTSVAA, from the coding sequence ATGACCGGCACCGACACCGGCCTGGACGTGGTCACCTTCGGTGAGGCGATGGCGATGTTCGTCGCCCAGGAGAGCGGACCGCTGCACCGGGCCGCGACCTTCGTCCGGGCGACCGCCGGGGCCGAGACCAACGTGGCGACCGGCCTGGCCCGGCTGGGTCACCGGTCCGGCTGGATCGGACGGCTGGGAGACGACCCGCTCGGCCTGTTCGTCGAGGAGGAGCTCCGCAGCTGCGGGATCGACCTGACCCGGGTCGAGACCGACGACACCGCGCCCACCGGCTTTCAGCTGAAGTCGCGGGCCGACGGCGGCGACCCGGAGGTGGTCTACTTCCGGCGCGGCTCCGCGGGGAGCCGGCTGGCGTGGAGCGAGCCGATGGGGACGTACGTCTCCTCGGCCCGTCACCTCCATCTGACCGGCATCCCGCTGGCGATCTCCGAGACGGCGCGGGACTTCGCGTTCCGGGCGGTGGCCGCGGCCCGGGCGGGCGGCGCGAGCGTGTCCTTCGACCCGAACCTGCGTCCGTCGCTGTGGGCGAGCGAGCAGGAGATGGTCGCCGTCGTGAACGAGGTCGCCGCCCTGGCCGACTGGGTGCTCCCGGGGGTCGAGGAGGGCCGGGTGCTGACCGGTCACAGCGACCCCGAGTCCATCGCCGAGCACTATCTGACCGCGGGCGTCGCGCGCGTGGTCGTCAAGAACGGCTGTCACGGAGCCGTCGCCTTCGGCCCGGAGGGCACCGTCCGGCAGCCCGCGTTCCAGGTCGAGGCCGTGGACACCGTCGGCGCCGGCGACGGCTTCGCCGCCGGGCTGATCAGCGCCCACCTGGACGGTCTGGAGCTCGGGCCCGCGCTCGAGCGGGCCGCCGCGGTCGGTGCGCTGGCCACCACCTCGGCCGGCGACAAGGACGGCCTTCCCGACCGGGAGCGGCTCGACCGCTTCCTGGCGACCACCTCGGTGGCCGCCTGA
- a CDS encoding fumarylacetoacetate hydrolase family protein: MRIARIEHPDGIDHAVVEADGYRLVEDVFADEIRCRDRWVALADARLLAPVEPRTVVGMAHNTGPSDRLLPPQAFLKPARSVIGPGDPVPVPAGLGLVHAEAELAVVIGSSGTVLGYTVANDVTARDLQAQDSLWTQAKGQRGFTPLGPWIETDLDPAGAVVGLRVDGEVAPEADTGQLARTVTEVVTWVSGFLPLGPGDVILTGAPGTSLPIRPGQQVTASVAGIGELVNPVVEGVHRRRTERGAA, from the coding sequence ATGAGGATCGCCCGGATCGAGCATCCCGACGGGATCGACCACGCCGTGGTCGAGGCCGACGGCTACCGGTTGGTCGAGGACGTGTTCGCCGACGAGATCCGGTGCCGGGACCGGTGGGTCGCCCTCGCCGACGCCCGCCTGCTGGCTCCGGTCGAGCCGCGGACCGTGGTCGGGATGGCGCACAACACCGGGCCGAGCGACAGGCTGCTGCCGCCGCAGGCGTTCCTCAAACCGGCTCGGTCGGTGATCGGCCCCGGCGACCCGGTGCCGGTGCCGGCCGGCCTCGGGCTGGTCCACGCGGAGGCCGAGCTCGCGGTCGTGATCGGGAGCTCGGGGACCGTTCTGGGCTACACCGTCGCCAACGACGTCACCGCGCGGGACCTGCAGGCCCAGGACTCGCTGTGGACGCAGGCCAAGGGCCAGCGGGGGTTCACCCCGCTGGGCCCGTGGATCGAGACGGATCTCGACCCGGCGGGTGCCGTTGTGGGTCTCCGGGTCGACGGCGAGGTCGCGCCGGAGGCCGACACGGGCCAGCTGGCCCGGACCGTCACCGAGGTGGTGACGTGGGTCAGCGGCTTCCTCCCGCTCGGGCCGGGCGACGTCATCCTGACCGGTGCTCCCGGGACCAGCCTCCCGATCCGGCCCGGACAGCAGGTCACGGCGAGCGTCGCGGGCATCGGGGAGCTGGTCAATCCGGTGGTCGAGGGCGTGCATCGGCGGCGTACGGAGAGGGGTGCGGCATGA